Proteins found in one Pectobacterium atrosepticum genomic segment:
- a CDS encoding DUF2358 domain-containing protein gives MTIEKAREEGDLSLENGEYEPILLKIREFYQQLTTEGLAKLGEIYHQDIHFIDPVSSHHGLSALHRNFSHSLENLSYCRFDISDIHTFRGGATMFWTMHYAHPSLKRNAPLMLAGCSHLLFADNKVIYHRDYYDMGAMLYQHVPLLGSLINYLKSRLKT, from the coding sequence ATGACGATAGAAAAAGCGCGCGAGGAAGGCGATCTCTCGCTAGAAAATGGCGAGTACGAACCTATTTTGCTGAAAATAAGGGAATTCTATCAACAACTGACAACCGAGGGGTTAGCGAAGCTGGGTGAAATTTATCATCAAGATATTCATTTTATCGATCCCGTATCTAGCCATCATGGGTTGAGTGCTTTACATCGTAACTTTTCCCATTCACTCGAAAATTTGAGTTATTGTCGGTTCGATATCTCCGATATTCATACCTTTCGCGGCGGTGCGACGATGTTCTGGACGATGCATTATGCGCATCCGTCCTTAAAGCGTAATGCGCCGCTGATGCTCGCAGGCTGTAGCCATCTGCTCTTTGCCGACAATAAAGTTATCTACCACCGTGATTATTACGACATGGGTGCGATGCTTTATCAGCATGTTCCCTTGCTCGGCTCGTTAATCAACTATCTGAAGTCGAGACTTAAAACATGA
- a CDS encoding virulence factor has product MKRLTPKQLSTRLHGQLQAVAQGVEQAIGWVETTRQNAPRLDIEADRLIVKLRRNHNKAQHLSDVAQKEIAIGFFGLSQAGKSYLISSLAGGENGKLETSFEGQQLDFVDHINPSDRATALVTRFSRQSGVKNKSFPVQLQLLSELDIGKIMANAFLNDLNQETTFEELDERHIAEHIKTLLMHRQPEPVEGMSRDEVVELWDYLVRHDVKRQKQLEAHFWPVAVELAPYLTVDDRAQLFSVLWGELNSLTSAYRHFNHTLQHLSGASKLLAPLRTLVDDELNPADGLVDGSALERLHSTDDPSVLVRPVQNGRAGKTAELSLAELTMLTAELLIPLQSPPKEALFEQVDVLDFPGFGEVRETRAAPPAKGQNTLYPLAHTLLRAKRAYLLERYTDNQEMNVLMVCSAAGDRADVKVVGKALDHWVKQTQGENAQVRSHRKPGLIWAVTRHDRRITHGQNYDAAVQRYVGNPGDAWGTMLAMDKRGVTRMATWLGTEVHREVKLGRISEQLNEIQRELSDNLLGNWYLPVDVDDPAEKQRIAETLLKSLQTRTGVHGELLERLLPSRDELRRLYLQQKGASYGGFHTDAEDLSAPLANSDPFGVGIEIDLFADEPIAIDQPVMPILTIDHGYEADYAHGVYRYWINYLRGLPENAPLLDLLNVPKSTIEMLVEELITGSIRLRIEEALVDMLVDGEQLGINRENKADRQVSRVLTILGDFVAWLGFQQLDESLRPASRINRGHKIFAKPEKQSVSFGASQRLTKLSLTPTNNTAFYIYDWLVGLNEMIIQNAGYSAAREVSAEQREQLGTILALIKPAEK; this is encoded by the coding sequence ATGAAACGACTAACGCCTAAACAGCTTTCCACCCGACTTCACGGCCAGCTACAGGCGGTCGCGCAAGGTGTTGAACAGGCCATCGGCTGGGTTGAAACCACACGTCAGAACGCCCCGCGTCTGGATATTGAAGCCGACCGTCTGATCGTTAAACTGCGCCGCAACCACAATAAAGCGCAGCACTTGTCCGATGTAGCGCAGAAAGAGATTGCTATCGGTTTTTTTGGCCTGTCTCAGGCTGGGAAAAGCTATCTTATCTCGTCGCTGGCTGGGGGAGAAAACGGTAAGTTGGAAACCTCATTTGAGGGGCAACAGCTGGATTTTGTCGATCACATTAACCCATCTGACCGAGCCACCGCGCTCGTTACGCGCTTTAGCCGACAGTCGGGCGTGAAGAACAAATCGTTTCCCGTTCAGTTGCAGCTCCTCAGCGAGCTGGATATCGGCAAGATCATGGCTAACGCTTTTTTGAACGATCTCAACCAAGAGACAACGTTTGAAGAGCTGGATGAACGCCATATCGCCGAGCACATTAAAACGCTGTTGATGCACCGCCAGCCAGAACCCGTTGAAGGGATGAGTCGCGATGAAGTGGTCGAACTCTGGGACTACCTCGTGCGCCACGATGTTAAACGGCAAAAACAGCTCGAAGCGCACTTCTGGCCAGTTGCGGTTGAATTAGCACCTTATCTCACCGTAGATGACCGCGCCCAGCTTTTCTCCGTACTGTGGGGAGAGTTGAATTCGCTGACCTCCGCGTATCGCCATTTCAACCACACGCTGCAACACTTGTCTGGTGCAAGTAAGTTATTAGCACCGTTACGGACACTGGTGGATGATGAGTTAAATCCCGCAGACGGTCTGGTCGACGGTTCCGCGTTGGAGCGATTGCACAGTACCGACGATCCCAGCGTGCTGGTACGCCCGGTTCAAAACGGCCGCGCGGGGAAAACAGCAGAACTCTCGCTGGCGGAGTTAACGATGCTGACGGCGGAGTTGCTTATCCCGCTACAATCGCCTCCTAAAGAAGCGCTATTCGAGCAGGTCGATGTGCTGGATTTCCCCGGTTTTGGTGAGGTTCGCGAAACGCGGGCTGCGCCACCAGCAAAAGGTCAAAACACGCTGTATCCGCTGGCGCACACGCTATTACGTGCGAAACGCGCCTATCTGCTGGAACGCTATACCGATAATCAGGAAATGAACGTTCTGATGGTATGCAGCGCCGCTGGCGATCGTGCTGACGTTAAAGTGGTCGGCAAAGCGCTGGATCACTGGGTCAAACAGACTCAGGGTGAAAACGCACAGGTTCGTAGCCACCGTAAACCGGGGCTGATTTGGGCGGTTACCCGTCACGATCGCCGTATTACACACGGGCAAAACTACGATGCCGCGGTACAGCGCTATGTCGGTAATCCCGGCGACGCTTGGGGAACGATGCTAGCCATGGATAAACGTGGTGTAACACGGATGGCAACCTGGCTGGGGACTGAAGTTCACCGAGAAGTAAAACTGGGGCGCATCAGCGAACAGCTGAACGAGATCCAACGTGAACTCAGCGATAACCTGTTAGGTAACTGGTATCTGCCTGTTGATGTTGACGATCCAGCGGAAAAACAGCGCATCGCAGAAACCTTGCTTAAATCGCTCCAGACCCGCACTGGCGTGCACGGCGAACTGCTGGAACGGCTTCTGCCCTCGCGTGATGAGCTACGCCGTCTTTATCTGCAACAGAAAGGGGCAAGCTACGGCGGTTTCCACACCGATGCGGAAGACCTCTCTGCCCCCTTAGCCAATAGCGATCCGTTTGGCGTTGGGATCGAAATCGATCTGTTCGCCGATGAACCGATCGCTATCGATCAACCTGTAATGCCCATTCTGACGATCGATCATGGCTATGAGGCGGACTATGCGCACGGCGTTTATCGTTACTGGATTAACTACCTGCGCGGCTTGCCGGAAAATGCTCCGCTTCTCGATCTGCTGAACGTGCCGAAATCAACGATCGAAATGCTGGTCGAAGAATTGATTACTGGCAGCATCCGTTTACGTATCGAAGAAGCGCTGGTCGACATGTTGGTCGATGGTGAACAATTGGGCATCAACCGCGAGAATAAAGCCGACCGTCAGGTTTCACGCGTGCTGACCATTCTCGGCGATTTTGTCGCCTGGCTCGGCTTCCAGCAGCTTGATGAATCTCTGCGCCCTGCCAGCCGCATCAATCGCGGCCATAAGATTTTCGCCAAGCCGGAAAAACAGTCGGTCAGCTTTGGGGCCTCACAACGCTTAACCAAACTCTCGCTCACGCCTACCAACAATACGGCGTTTTATATCTATGACTGGCTGGTTGGCCTGAATGAGATGATTATCCAGAACGCGGGCTACTCCGCTGCGAGAGAAGTCAGCGCTGAACAACGCGAGCAACTTGGCACAATTCTGGCGCTGATTAAACCCGCTGAGAAATAA
- a CDS encoding virulence factor SrfB: MLATITDYKQRITLIQDSGIQFLDFALKPQFSAEQPNRYVRKSANGPLLHLLYDEHTDKYLLPSATGMPPEVVKPELSASLDQSLKLLENIWLPLPFFRFNPPRTFMGGPDNWARMRILALDTPDQDGNTHRICLAFDTKTYPEGHEYESLAPNANDIKTGGNFALAYHSDELGEFLDETWVDGWLREIFTQQVKAQEKRDSHDVKVALRGFEYQAHYLNVLDMLGNQLEIPEIRINTSTLQEPAVNVDLILDVGNSHTCGILVEDHADESNGLKQTYELQLRDLSEPHYLYNELFESRVEFSQAKFGKENFSVESGRDDAFIWPSITRVGREASHMALLRQGTEGSSGISSPRRYLWDEESYAPGWRFSQTDAHSQTEPLATAMPLTIMLNDEGQPLYNQPLDERLPVFSPHYSRSSIMTFMLSELLAQALMQMNSAAQRSKMIHSSAPRQLRNIILTLPSAMPKPEREIFRRRMHEAIALVWKAMDWHPMDEDFTTLADKQQSRVPVPEVQIEWDEATCGQMVYLYNEAQVNFGGRAEDFFASMARPDKELDEGEPAGKTLRIASIDIGGGTTDLAITQYLLDDGVGNNVKIIPRLLFREGFKVAGDDILLDVIQLYILPALQAALKTAGMASPDALMAKLFGNEGRMDAQLTLRQQVTLQVFIPIGRAILEAYERFDPLDTSAEIESTFGELLEQAPTEKVLEYINTEVQRELPVSDTVFDILQVPLILKLNKLHGEFLSNKMNITQNLRLMSEVVSLYSCDVLLLTGRPSRFPGIQALFRHLQPLPINRMLSLDGYHTNDWYPFNKRGRIDNPKSTAAVGAMLCLLALDLRLPGFYFKVGDFQPYSTVRYLGMMDSSNALTLDNVYYSDIDLDAPDFVLDPKHSFQVRGSLCLGFRQLDNERWPASSLYMLSIVDQDLARKVVGDSKLRVRLAVTKGDDQDSPERFEIADAVLEDGTRVPPHHLRLKLNTLSANGSGATHYWIDSGSVFKK, from the coding sequence ATGCTGGCGACGATTACCGATTATAAACAACGCATTACGTTGATTCAGGACAGCGGAATTCAGTTTTTGGATTTTGCGTTAAAGCCACAGTTTTCGGCTGAACAGCCTAACCGTTATGTGCGTAAAAGCGCCAACGGCCCCTTGCTGCACCTGCTTTACGATGAACACACGGACAAATACCTGCTGCCTTCTGCAACGGGTATGCCACCGGAAGTGGTCAAGCCCGAGTTAAGTGCTTCGCTTGATCAATCGCTGAAGCTGCTGGAGAACATCTGGCTGCCGTTGCCCTTCTTCCGCTTCAATCCGCCACGTACCTTTATGGGTGGGCCGGATAACTGGGCGCGGATGCGGATCCTGGCTTTGGATACGCCCGATCAGGACGGCAATACACACCGCATTTGTCTGGCATTCGATACCAAAACCTACCCAGAAGGTCACGAATACGAGTCGCTGGCGCCTAATGCCAATGACATCAAAACCGGTGGGAATTTCGCGTTGGCCTATCACAGCGATGAACTGGGTGAATTTCTCGATGAAACCTGGGTCGACGGCTGGCTGCGTGAAATATTTACTCAGCAGGTTAAAGCGCAGGAAAAACGCGACAGCCATGATGTGAAAGTGGCACTCAGGGGATTCGAATATCAGGCGCATTACCTGAACGTGTTGGATATGCTGGGCAACCAGCTTGAGATACCGGAAATCCGTATCAACACCAGCACATTGCAGGAGCCAGCCGTCAACGTTGACCTGATTTTGGACGTCGGTAACTCGCACACCTGCGGTATTCTGGTAGAAGATCATGCCGATGAAAGCAACGGCCTGAAGCAGACCTATGAGCTGCAACTGCGCGATCTGAGTGAGCCGCATTATCTGTATAACGAACTGTTTGAGAGCCGTGTTGAGTTTTCACAGGCGAAGTTCGGCAAGGAAAACTTCTCCGTAGAAAGCGGTCGTGATGACGCCTTCATCTGGCCGTCAATCACTCGCGTCGGACGTGAAGCCAGCCACATGGCGTTGCTGCGTCAGGGAACGGAAGGATCGAGCGGAATTTCCAGCCCGCGTCGTTACCTGTGGGACGAAGAAAGCTATGCACCTGGCTGGCGTTTTAGCCAGACGGACGCACATTCACAAACTGAACCATTAGCCACTGCCATGCCGCTGACCATCATGCTGAATGATGAAGGTCAACCGCTCTACAACCAGCCGCTGGATGAGCGTTTACCGGTATTTTCGCCGCACTATAGCCGCAGCTCGATCATGACTTTCATGCTCTCCGAACTGCTGGCTCAGGCGCTCATGCAGATGAACAGCGCCGCCCAGCGGTCGAAGATGATCCACAGCAGCGCACCGCGCCAACTGCGCAACATCATTCTGACGCTGCCTTCCGCGATGCCGAAGCCTGAGCGTGAAATTTTCCGCCGCCGGATGCATGAAGCCATTGCGCTGGTCTGGAAAGCGATGGACTGGCATCCGATGGATGAGGATTTCACCACGCTAGCCGACAAACAGCAGAGCCGGGTTCCCGTGCCTGAAGTACAGATTGAATGGGACGAAGCGACATGCGGGCAGATGGTTTACCTGTATAACGAAGCGCAGGTGAACTTTGGTGGCCGAGCGGAAGATTTCTTTGCCAGCATGGCTCGCCCGGATAAAGAACTCGACGAGGGTGAGCCCGCAGGAAAAACGCTGCGCATTGCCTCAATCGATATTGGCGGCGGTACTACCGACCTCGCCATTACGCAATATTTGCTCGATGACGGTGTCGGTAACAACGTTAAAATCATTCCACGCCTGCTGTTCCGCGAAGGCTTTAAGGTCGCAGGTGACGACATCCTGCTGGATGTGATTCAGCTTTATATCCTCCCCGCGCTACAGGCCGCGCTGAAAACCGCAGGAATGGCCAGCCCAGATGCGCTGATGGCGAAGTTGTTCGGCAATGAAGGTCGTATGGATGCGCAGCTTACGCTGCGCCAGCAGGTGACGTTGCAGGTCTTCATTCCAATCGGTCGCGCGATTCTGGAAGCCTACGAGCGCTTTGATCCGCTGGACACCAGCGCCGAGATTGAATCCACCTTTGGTGAATTGTTGGAACAGGCGCCGACGGAAAAAGTGCTGGAATACATCAATACGGAAGTGCAGCGCGAATTGCCCGTTAGCGATACCGTATTCGATATTTTACAGGTGCCGCTCATCCTCAAACTGAACAAGCTGCACGGCGAATTCCTGTCTAACAAAATGAACATCACGCAGAATTTGCGCCTGATGTCTGAAGTCGTGTCGCTGTATTCGTGCGATGTGCTGCTACTCACTGGTCGCCCTTCACGCTTCCCTGGGATTCAGGCGCTGTTCCGCCACCTGCAACCGCTGCCGATTAACCGAATGCTGTCACTGGATGGCTATCACACCAATGATTGGTATCCGTTTAACAAACGTGGGCGCATCGATAACCCGAAATCCACCGCTGCCGTTGGCGCGATGCTGTGCCTGCTGGCGCTCGATCTGCGTCTGCCGGGCTTTTACTTTAAGGTCGGTGATTTCCAGCCGTACTCTACTGTGCGCTATCTCGGCATGATGGACAGCAGCAACGCACTGACGCTGGATAATGTGTATTACAGCGATATCGATCTGGATGCGCCGGATTTCGTGCTTGATCCGAAACACAGCTTCCAGGTGCGTGGTTCTCTCTGCCTCGGCTTCCGTCAGTTGGACAACGAACGCTGGCCCGCCTCTTCACTCTATATGCTATCGATTGTCGATCAGGATTTGGCCCGTAAGGTCGTCGGCGACAGTAAGCTGCGCGTCCGACTGGCTGTGACGAAAGGCGACGATCAAGACAGCCCTGAGCGTTTTGAGATTGCCGATGCAGTATTGGAAGACGGCACCCGCGTTCCACCTCATCATTTACGACTTAAATTAAACACATTATCCGCTAACGGTTCAGGAGCGACCCATTATTGGATCGATAGTGGGAGTGTATTTAAAAAATGA